The DNA segment CCAAAGTCCTCCACAGTTTTCAACCAGTCAAAGCCAGAAGGATTGAACACAAAAGGCGACATTATCCACGACAGTACAAGAAACCAACTTGATATGGTCATAGCTATATAAACAAAGGTATTTGACGCCAAGGGGCTAATAGAAGCATAAACAATCAAAATTATCCCGAGTTCAATCGCCTTCACGAAATGGCTGCGGGCATAGAGCCTATAATTTTCAGCAAACTTCTTGTGTTGCACAACAAAACCGCGTCCAGTAGCTCGATACTTGGCACCCCCATGAAGGATGGTCCGACCAAAGAAATGGGATCGGGTGCCCATTGAGAAAGTGAAAAACAATGAAGCGAGCTGCAACTGCATTGTAGAAAAATCCCAAATGGCTGGAAGGAATCCATGCTCCAGTGAGTTTTCGACAATCATTGGTAGGGCTGTGAAAATACCAATTTGGATAACAAATTGTTGATTCAAGACTGCACCAAGGGCTTTATTGTCGTTGGAATTTCTGTTAGCATGATCCTCAACTCCACTAAGGGCAAGATACAGTCGCCCCCATAGAAATGTATAGACCATGAGCACAACcatcatggtattgaagaagaaGCCCACGGTTGTATAGAAAACTGAGAGCATGCGGAAGAAATCCAACCTATGACCCAATCGATATATATCTCTGCTCAAAACCTGCTCGCCATTGCCACTGGCAACCTTGGCCTCAAACATTGAGATCTGATTTAATCCAACATCTCTCCCCTTACCCACTTGTATGTACTCATGATGAGTCACATTACCACCTCTCAGAGTGCAATTGAACCCAGCATATATATCTTCACTAATATTAATCACTTTTGAAGCCTTGCTAATGCCACCCCGAGTTAAAAACCAGAACCTATCAAAGACATCAGGATGACCATAGTGCATTCTAACCTTGAGAGGATTGGCTAAAACGCGTTGCCCCAGTGTGACAAAACTCATCTCCTGGGCAGACATAAACCAAGCAAGTGATGAGACAGAACCAGTAAATATATTTTCGCGAACGCCCAGAATGGAAGGCTTCCTGATGCCATAAGTTACTTTAAATTCCTCCAGCAGATTCCTCATCTTGAGTGCCTCCTCAAAATAATTGTCCTGATTCATATCAATAGTCTGCAGAGCATCACCACGAGTGAAGATAATCGCATGGTTCTGATTCTCAGGTTTACCCTCCCCCAGTTTCAGAGGACCAGGTAACTTGATGCGATAGATTTCCACTTCTTCATTCAACTGTTGATCGAACTTCACCAACACAGAATACCATTCCACCTCTTCTCTTCCTAGTGAAACCTCATCGACATATGCAACTCTGAGCGCCTCATTAGTTTTCATTAAATACAAGATTTCCTCTGCACGGGGATCATGTTTTTTCTTGTGTACTCCGTACATTTGGCAGGCAACCACATACGTATATTTCATCAGAGCAACACCAAACTCATGTCCTTTAAATAGCAGGCTCACACTGCTTCCCGCCCTGCTTAGTGTTCGAGAGATTGGAACACTGGAGCTTTGATTGATAGAACCACCATTCTGTTTCAGCATACCGAGTGCGTTGAGTTCTTGTGATCCTTGCCAAGTGTCAATCTCCGGTGCAGAGTCGAGAAAAGAAAGCATCTTAAGAGCCCTATAGTAATACATCATGCCTCTCACAGTACGAGATAGTGTCTGGCCCCTGCATGATGCCCAAAGTCTGAGCTCTCTTGTCTTGGTACTCCATATCTCACCGTCATCCTGCATGCCTTCTCCGCGCATGCGCTCCATAAAATTTTCCCACTCGTCTGCATAAATTTTCTGCAAATAAAACAAAGTGGAAACTCCATCTTCATTTGGACTTCTAAGCATTTCTTTTCCATACAGAACATCTTCATCATAATAAGGAGTCAATACACTGAAAGCCATCATTTTCTCAACCCGGGGTGCACGAGGCATGTTCATAAACAGCGAGTTGCTAAAGAAAGAAATTCGTCTTCTTGCCTCAAGATTCATTGGGACATTGTACATTGAATCCCGAGAAGAGAGGATTGTGTGCAACCGACGTAGTTGCCTGTAGAAGAAAGCATCCTCATCATCGGGCAATTGAACAGCGTTCTCAAAAAGCAGCCCTGCATCAGTATTTGTGTTACGAGGAGCCAAACCATCCTGACTCAACTGAGCCACAGATTTCTTCACCCTTGGAAATTCTCGAACTGCAAGCTCGTACATGGCCTGCAGCGCAATGACAATTTTATCCATATCCTTCTTAGGCATAAGCAGAAGCTCGATGAAAGATATCAATTGCTCATGAATCTTAGGCAAAAGCGTTGTCCTATAGACCCCAGTGAACTTTTCCGAATGAATACAATTATCAACGTCCGTGAAAAATTTGGTAGCTATAGAATGTTCATCTGTATTGCATTTTATGATCTCAAGAAGCAAGTATTTGATGCTATCATAAGCTTCCATGACTGCACATCGCCTGTACTCATTCCTACAAATGCGAAACCATACCCACCTATCAGGTGCATCAGCAAGTTCCACTGCCTGGCTCAGTGCAAGTAGTAGCTCATTGCATAAGAGAACACAAGGCCATCGTATCACTTTGATATCCCAACAGGTAGGTGGTAGTTCAAGTAGTTCCAATTCTCGATTACTGGTGAGGTCTTCTTCTCTCAAAGTGATGAGTATTTCATTCCATATTAATGCAAACCTAGTGGCTTCCAACTGACTAGATTCCATCTTCTTGTATGGCTTCCCAAGACCATAACGAAGCTTAACACGGCGAATAGCATCGCGTAGTTTATTCACAACAGTTGCCTCAGAACGAGGATCTTGATCCTCTGGCATCAAATTAAACTGCAAGGCACTTGCAAAGAACTGGAATCTAAGTCTCAATTGTTCCACGTTCCGAATCTCACCCAAATGTGAGAACAACCCGATTGATGACCCGACAAGAGAGGAAAATATTGTATAAAAGATTTGCAAATCCactaaatatatcaaaacaacAGGAGCCCACAACATAACCACGGCCATTCTGTTGGTACTAGTAAAAAATTCATGCCACATGTATTTAACGTCTCTGAGATTCAAGAGATCTCTAGTTGGACCAACAAGCGGTCTGATTTGAAGGATGTAACTAAAAGAGAATTTTGAAGCCAGCACTGCAACCCAGAAAAGGGTGTATTTTATGTTGTCAACAAGCCCCTCCCTAAGCCCTCGACCCACAAAAATTCTGCTGTGAAACCACCACGTCAGGACATAAAAAATTGGCCAATCGGCTTCTTCGATCACATTGCGAATCCAGGGAATAATGAACAGGAGCAAAGCAAGCAACTCTGGTATGACAAAGACTAACGCGGCCTTAAGGAAAACAAAAATTCTTTGATATGCTTCATATGACCATGACTTGTCAAAATTTTTCTGGCTCCAGATCCTACCATAGAATACTCCAAACACAACACACCAAGACAGAGCAACAATACTTTTTAAAACCATCCTCACACCAATCAACTTCGAGTCCTTTGTGACCAAACTATACTGCGTGCCAGCATCAAGAATAGATTGGACAAATCTTAAACCAGCCCAGGTAATAAAGATTGTGAGCAACTGTACTTGTACATCTCTATCCTCGAGAGCCTGCCAAGGATACACCGTTCCTGCCCAAGCAACAATAGCAGCAGCCTGAAAATACAGTATCAACAAAACCCACAGCCTATCAAAGCTCCTGAACAAATTCCAAAAAGTTCGCTGCTCAACAAACCCCGTCTTCCCCACCCTAGTACTGTCATCAGCCGAGAGAAAGTTGCAACTCAAATCAATTGGCCATTTCACCCTCTTAAAGCATCTTCGTCTCCAGAAATACTCATTAATATCATCATAATTCCTCCAAGCTGAGTGAGGGGCAGTCCCGTTCCTACTCCTCCGCACCTCATTCTTCATCATCGTGTAAATAGGAGTAACAACATAATTCAGAAAACCAAATTGTTTACATGTAGAGGGTACAAAAAGCTGGCCCGTATTGTCATCAAAATGATCGTCAAGAATGTAATTCAGTTCCAATGCCATATGATGGTAAATATAGCACAAACACTCCGGGGTGAATCGCAAGTTACCAGCTTCACCCCATACCAACAAATAAAGACATACATACAAGAGCTCGCGGCGTTGGACCTCGGGATTATGGTGATGGGGTAGACGTACTTGAGACTTTTTCCCCAAGAAAGAGCACCAGGAAGTGTAATTTTTCAAGAGCTTCTGGCGGAACCGCCGGAGTACACCGGCGTCGAGTCTATCGACGGCACCGGGCCGCGGGAGGCGCATTTGCGAGTTGGCTAGATGGAGCACCAAGTGTTCCCTCTGGTTCCGAACGTTGTCATCCTGGAACCCAAAGAAGAGCCCCAGCCAGTCCAGGAGGTCCATATTCTCGTTCCATGGGGTGAACGGCGGCTTCCGTAGGTCACCGGTTGTAC comes from the Henckelia pumila isolate YLH828 chromosome 1, ASM3356847v2, whole genome shotgun sequence genome and includes:
- the LOC140876369 gene encoding callose synthase 11-like; the protein is MNLRQRPPPVGGRAPHAPPQRRPDRRHFNIIPIHELLPDHPSRQYPEVRASAEALRTTGDLRKPPFTPWNENMDLLDWLGLFFGFQDDNVRNQREHLVLHLANSQMRLPRPGAVDRLDAGVLRRFRQKLLKNYTSWCSFLGKKSQVRLPHHHNPEVQRRELLYVCLYLLVWGEAGNLRFTPECLCYIYHHMALELNYILDDHFDDNTGQLFVPSTCKQFGFLNYVVTPIYTMMKNEVRRSRNGTAPHSAWRNYDDINEYFWRRRCFKRVKWPIDLSCNFLSADDSTRVGKTGFVEQRTFWNLFRSFDRLWVLLILYFQAAAIVAWAGTVYPWQALEDRDVQVQLLTIFITWAGLRFVQSILDAGTQYSLVTKDSKLIGVRMVLKSIVALSWCVVFGVFYGRIWSQKNFDKSWSYEAYQRIFVFLKAALVFVIPELLALLLFIIPWIRNVIEEADWPIFYVLTWWFHSRIFVGRGLREGLVDNIKYTLFWVAVLASKFSFSYILQIRPLVGPTRDLLNLRDVKYMWHEFFTSTNRMAVVMLWAPVVLIYLVDLQIFYTIFSSLVGSSIGLFSHLGEIRNVEQLRLRFQFFASALQFNLMPEDQDPRSEATVVNKLRDAIRRVKLRYGLGKPYKKMESSQLEATRFALIWNEILITLREEDLTSNRELELLELPPTCWDIKVIRWPCVLLCNELLLALSQAVELADAPDRWVWFRICRNEYRRCAVMEAYDSIKYLLLEIIKCNTDEHSIATKFFTDVDNCIHSEKFTGVYRTTLLPKIHEQLISFIELLLMPKKDMDKIVIALQAMYELAVREFPRVKKSVAQLSQDGLAPRNTNTDAGLLFENAVQLPDDEDAFFYRQLRRLHTILSSRDSMYNVPMNLEARRRISFFSNSLFMNMPRAPRVEKMMAFSVLTPYYDEDVLYGKEMLRSPNEDGVSTLFYLQKIYADEWENFMERMRGEGMQDDGEIWSTKTRELRLWASCRGQTLSRTVRGMMYYYRALKMLSFLDSAPEIDTWQGSQELNALGMLKQNGGSINQSSSVPISRTLSRAGSSVSLLFKGHEFGVALMKYTYVVACQMYGVHKKKHDPRAEEILYLMKTNEALRVAYVDEVSLGREEVEWYSVLVKFDQQLNEEVEIYRIKLPGPLKLGEGKPENQNHAIIFTRGDALQTIDMNQDNYFEEALKMRNLLEEFKVTYGIRKPSILGVRENIFTGSVSSLAWFMSAQEMSFVTLGQRVLANPLKVRMHYGHPDVFDRFWFLTRGGISKASKVINISEDIYAGFNCTLRGGNVTHHEYIQVGKGRDVGLNQISMFEAKVASGNGEQVLSRDIYRLGHRLDFFRMLSVFYTTVGFFFNTMMVVLMVYTFLWGRLYLALSGVEDHANRNSNDNKALGAVLNQQFVIQIGIFTALPMIVENSLEHGFLPAIWDFSTMQLQLASLFFTFSMGTRSHFFGRTILHGGAKYRATGRGFVVQHKKFAENYRLYARSHFVKAIELGIILIVYASISPLASNTFVYIAMTISSWFLVLSWIMSPFVFNPSGFDWLKTVEDFGDFINWLWYKGMLAKAEQSWETWWYEEQDHLRATGLWGKLLEIILDLRFFFFQYGIVYNLRIAGGNTSIVVYLLSWIYLIVAVGIYIVIAYAQDKYAAKDHVYYRLVQLLVIAITVLVIVLLIHFTDVDIVDFIKSLLAFVPTGWGMILIAQVLRPFLQSSVVWETVVSLARLYDMVFGLIVMVPLAFLSWMPGFQQMQTRILFNEAFSRGLQISRILTGKNSNPTS